One part of the Bacillus sp. FJAT-45350 genome encodes these proteins:
- a CDS encoding 6-carboxyhexanoate--CoA ligase, with amino-acid sequence MENKLFSIRMRAAKGGSHENGGKHISGGEVLANYENIKKAVNTLMDKALMHSRGNPDFMLIQFEEVQRPVRTLRPLPIQTNNVSTTQEGHLLAKRLLKECGVSGSTIERAYELIAKPENIGMRGAMLLTTSTGERVDNRGEKGVRVSRMDWEHSNFKKWAMRQELSSNLRVKEAITLATKVANHPGIIAELCWSDDPDYITGYVASEKIGYHRISKLKEYGDERGFRIFFVKEARNIENYIDYLEKDPILLFWEEEDDKRFNY; translated from the coding sequence ATGGAGAATAAACTCTTTAGTATTAGAATGAGAGCTGCTAAAGGAGGTTCTCACGAAAATGGTGGCAAGCATATTTCTGGTGGAGAAGTACTAGCAAACTATGAAAATATAAAAAAAGCAGTTAACACCCTGATGGACAAGGCTCTAATGCATTCGAGAGGGAATCCAGATTTTATGCTGATTCAATTTGAAGAAGTACAAAGGCCAGTCCGTACCTTACGACCTTTACCTATTCAAACAAATAACGTGTCGACTACTCAAGAAGGACATCTGTTAGCAAAGCGTCTACTTAAGGAATGTGGTGTGTCGGGTTCAACAATTGAAAGGGCTTACGAATTGATTGCGAAGCCAGAAAATATCGGAATGAGAGGGGCAATGTTATTAACTACTAGTACAGGTGAACGAGTAGACAACAGAGGAGAAAAGGGAGTACGTGTTTCTAGAATGGATTGGGAGCATAGCAATTTTAAAAAATGGGCTATGAGACAAGAACTGTCGAGTAATTTAAGGGTAAAGGAAGCAATTACGCTAGCAACAAAAGTTGCGAACCACCCGGGTATCATTGCAGAGCTATGTTGGTCAGACGACCCTGATTATATTACAGGTTATGTTGCGAGTGAAAAAATTGGCTATCATCGAATTTCAAAACTGAAAGAATATGGTGATGAAAGAGGGTTTCGTATTTTTTTTGTTAAAGAAGCTAGGAACATAGAAAACTATATTGATTATCTTGAAAAAGATCCTATATTACTATTTTGGGAGGAAGAAGATGACAAACGATTTAATTACTAA
- the bioA gene encoding adenosylmethionine--8-amino-7-oxononanoate transaminase, which produces MTNDLITKSKKHLWLPFTQMKDYDQDPLIIESGEGIKVKDINGKEYYDGFSSVWLNVHGHRKKELDQAIIDQLNKIAHSTLLGMTNVPATELAEKLVELTPENLTRVFYSDSGAEAVEIALKMAFQYWKNIGRPEKQKFVSMKDGYHGDTVGAVSVGAIDLFHHVYGPLMFESFKSPIPSVYRSETGDPEQCRDECLQNLEELLKERHEEIAALTIESMVQGAAGMIVMPKGFLSGVRELCTKYDVLMIVDEVATGFGRTGKMFACEHENVQPDLMAAGKGITGGYLPIAVTFTTEKIYQAFYDDYETLKTFFHGHSYTGNQLGCAVAIENLRLFETERIVENVQNKSEQLKQILSTLHSLPHVGDIRQLGFMCGIELVQNKSTKEPFPFETRIGYKVSLKMRELGMLTRPLGNVVVFMPPLVSTKTELEAMVNIMKEAIEIVCQEEVTVVGQDV; this is translated from the coding sequence ATGACAAACGATTTAATTACTAAAAGCAAAAAGCATTTATGGTTACCTTTTACGCAAATGAAAGATTATGATCAAGACCCACTAATTATTGAGAGCGGTGAGGGAATTAAGGTAAAAGATATTAATGGGAAGGAATACTATGATGGTTTTTCTTCTGTTTGGCTTAATGTCCACGGCCATAGAAAGAAAGAGCTAGATCAGGCTATTATCGATCAATTAAATAAAATCGCTCATTCTACTTTATTAGGAATGACGAATGTACCGGCAACGGAATTAGCAGAGAAATTAGTGGAATTAACTCCTGAAAATCTTACACGTGTTTTTTATTCAGATAGTGGTGCTGAAGCAGTAGAGATTGCATTAAAGATGGCATTTCAGTATTGGAAAAACATAGGAAGGCCGGAAAAGCAAAAATTTGTTTCAATGAAAGATGGTTACCATGGCGATACGGTTGGTGCGGTAAGTGTGGGTGCAATCGATCTCTTTCATCATGTCTATGGTCCTTTAATGTTTGAAAGCTTCAAGTCGCCTATTCCTTCTGTCTATCGCTCAGAAACTGGCGATCCAGAACAATGTCGTGATGAATGCTTACAAAATCTTGAAGAACTGCTGAAGGAGCGTCATGAGGAAATTGCGGCTCTAACGATAGAATCAATGGTTCAAGGAGCAGCTGGGATGATTGTCATGCCAAAGGGATTTCTATCAGGTGTAAGGGAACTTTGTACAAAGTATGATGTGTTAATGATTGTAGATGAGGTTGCTACTGGATTTGGTCGTACTGGTAAAATGTTTGCTTGCGAACATGAAAATGTTCAACCTGATTTAATGGCTGCTGGTAAAGGAATAACTGGAGGATACCTTCCGATTGCAGTAACATTTACGACAGAAAAAATTTATCAAGCGTTCTACGATGACTATGAAACGTTAAAAACATTTTTTCATGGCCACTCATATACAGGTAATCAATTAGGCTGTGCTGTTGCTATTGAAAATTTAAGACTCTTTGAAACTGAACGAATTGTTGAAAACGTTCAAAATAAATCAGAACAATTAAAACAAATTCTATCTACTTTACATTCGTTACCACATGTTGGTGATATAAGACAGTTAGGATTTATGTGTGGTATTGAACTTGTGCAAAACAAATCTACTAAAGAGCCGTTTCCATTTGAAACTAGAATCGGTTATAAAGTCTCTTTAAAGATGAGAGAACTAGGTATGCTAACAAGGCCTTTAGGTAATGTTGTTGTGTTTATGCCACCGCTAGTAAGTACTAAGACGGAGCTAGAGGCTATGGTGAACATCATGAAAGAGGCAATAGAAATCGTATGCCAAGAGGAAGTTACGGTGGTTGGACAAGATGTTTGA
- the bioF gene encoding 8-amino-7-oxononanoate synthase, with product MFDSWLSDRVTKIKENNLYRELNVMNSGSKPMVEMNGEEKLIFSSNNYLGLACDKRLTNAADTVGKTFGIGSSGSRLTTGNTLWHEKLERRIARFKQTEASLLFSSGYLANVGVLSSLPEKGDVILSDELNHASIIDGCRLSKAKTIIYKHDRMYDLEQKLIETQHCTRRFIVTDGVFSMDGNIAQLDAITALAKKYQAFVIVDDAHGTGVLGENGRGVCEYFGVKPDVMIGTLSKAVGTEGGFVAGSRILIDFLINHARTFIFQTAIPPSVCAASYEAINIIEENKQKRESLMVKVNLIRTRLQALGYNVKGDETPIIPVIIGDAKKAIWFADKLQEHNVFAPAIRPPTVKDGESRIRLTVTAEHSYDDIDTLIQAFEIIRSEQEVII from the coding sequence ATGTTTGATTCTTGGCTGTCAGATAGAGTCACTAAAATAAAAGAAAATAATCTGTACCGAGAGTTAAATGTCATGAATAGTGGATCTAAACCGATGGTTGAAATGAATGGTGAGGAAAAGCTTATTTTTTCATCAAATAATTATTTAGGACTAGCTTGTGATAAGCGCCTAACAAATGCTGCTGATACAGTTGGGAAAACATTTGGTATAGGAAGTAGCGGTTCTAGATTAACAACTGGAAACACTTTATGGCATGAAAAGCTTGAACGAAGGATTGCTAGATTTAAACAAACAGAAGCTTCCTTACTGTTCTCTAGTGGCTATCTTGCAAACGTTGGTGTATTGTCATCCTTACCTGAAAAGGGTGATGTTATCTTAAGTGATGAGTTGAACCACGCGAGTATTATTGATGGTTGTCGTCTTTCAAAGGCAAAAACTATTATATACAAACACGACCGTATGTACGATCTTGAACAGAAACTAATAGAAACACAACACTGTACTAGACGTTTTATCGTTACTGATGGTGTGTTCAGTATGGATGGAAACATTGCACAGTTAGATGCTATTACAGCTTTAGCAAAGAAATACCAAGCCTTTGTTATTGTTGATGATGCACATGGTACAGGTGTACTTGGTGAAAATGGACGAGGGGTATGTGAGTATTTTGGAGTTAAACCAGACGTAATGATTGGAACTTTAAGCAAAGCAGTTGGAACAGAAGGTGGGTTTGTAGCCGGCTCTAGAATACTAATAGATTTTCTGATTAATCATGCTCGAACATTCATTTTTCAAACAGCAATTCCACCTAGTGTTTGTGCAGCTTCCTATGAAGCAATAAATATAATTGAAGAAAATAAACAGAAGAGAGAATCATTAATGGTGAAAGTAAATCTAATTCGAACAAGATTACAAGCCTTAGGTTATAACGTAAAAGGTGATGAGACACCAATTATTCCTGTAATCATAGGAGATGCAAAAAAGGCTATATGGTTTGCTGACAAGCTACAAGAACATAACGTATTTGCGCCTGCCATTCGTCCGCCAACAGTAAAGGATGGAGAATCACGTATTCGTTTAACTGTTACCGCAGAGCATTCTTATGATGATATTGATACTTTAATTCAAGCCTTTGAAATAATTCGTAGTGAACAAGAGGTGATTATATGA
- the bioD gene encoding dethiobiotin synthase, translated as MRGVFITGTDTDVGKTVISSGIAGVLRDEGVDVGVFKPMLSGIKRDDPDSDTYWLKAMSETSLRLEEITPFQFEQPLAPGMAQELEGKNITLGDILRKWDNIRNRHDFFIVEGAGGISVPLGKDFLVSDLIKALNLPVLIVARPNLGTINHTFLTVEYAKKLGLTIKGIIINGTSVKKDLAEKLSPKVIEKMCSVPIIGITPKIDELSKVTVKKLIRDHLTLEVLHK; from the coding sequence ATGAGGGGAGTCTTTATAACTGGTACGGATACAGATGTTGGTAAAACGGTTATCTCCAGTGGAATTGCAGGCGTGTTACGGGATGAAGGTGTAGATGTTGGTGTGTTTAAACCAATGTTAAGTGGAATTAAACGTGACGATCCGGACAGTGATACATACTGGTTGAAAGCGATGTCGGAAACCTCACTGAGACTTGAGGAAATCACCCCATTTCAATTCGAACAACCTTTGGCTCCAGGAATGGCACAGGAGCTAGAAGGCAAGAACATTACACTTGGTGATATTTTAAGGAAGTGGGATAACATTCGAAATAGACATGACTTTTTTATTGTTGAAGGAGCTGGTGGGATATCAGTTCCTCTAGGTAAGGACTTTTTAGTCAGTGATTTAATCAAAGCGTTAAACCTTCCAGTACTAATTGTAGCTCGACCAAACCTTGGAACGATTAATCATACTTTTTTAACTGTAGAGTATGCAAAAAAGCTTGGCCTAACAATTAAGGGAATTATCATAAATGGAACTAGTGTTAAAAAAGATCTTGCTGAAAAGCTTAGTCCTAAGGTAATAGAAAAGATGTGTTCTGTTCCCATTATAGGTATAACTCCAAAAATAGATGAACTTTCAAAAGTAACTGTAAAGAAACTTATAAGAGACCATCTTACTTTAGAAGTATTACATAAGTAG
- a CDS encoding cytochrome P450 → MSQKTKLRPSDFVQDPYTFYSEIRSINRIYKGNLLRYPGWYVTGYDEASLILKDVRFQNRVPLPETTKKYERLKSVQDKMMLYKNPPDHNRLREFVRESFTPKAMEQLAYQVDNIAYNLFQDVKNQKRMNIIADFAFPLASLVIANMLGVPEKDKEFFRKWALLLIQTIDFTRSSKSLEIGNDTIGEMVTYFNELIEKKKLNPQDDLITLLTEEKDGEKLTNDEILSTCILLVIAGHETTVNLVSNSVYCLLTNPNQYQKLKENPILLDTAIEEFLRYESPTQMIARIASEDVTINQIEIKKGEQVYVLLGAANRDPKKFDNPNTLDITRTLNPHLSFGSGIHFCLGSTLAKMEAQAAIRTIIENTKNIKFESNEVEWRELMSFRALQELPIIFE, encoded by the coding sequence ATGAGTCAAAAGACAAAGCTGAGACCATCGGATTTTGTTCAGGATCCATATACCTTTTATAGTGAAATCCGCTCAATAAACAGGATATATAAGGGCAACCTCTTGCGTTATCCTGGTTGGTATGTAACTGGATATGATGAAGCAAGCTTAATTTTAAAAGATGTTCGTTTTCAAAATCGCGTTCCTCTTCCAGAGACAACCAAAAAGTACGAAAGACTAAAAAGTGTACAGGACAAGATGATGCTTTATAAAAACCCTCCAGACCACAATAGATTACGTGAATTTGTAAGGGAAAGCTTTACTCCTAAAGCGATGGAACAATTAGCCTATCAGGTTGACAATATAGCGTACAATTTATTTCAAGATGTGAAGAATCAAAAGAGGATGAATATCATTGCTGATTTTGCTTTCCCGTTAGCAAGTCTTGTTATAGCTAACATGTTAGGTGTGCCGGAAAAAGATAAGGAATTTTTTCGTAAGTGGGCATTGCTTTTAATTCAAACAATTGATTTTACTCGTTCTTCTAAATCTCTTGAAATAGGTAACGATACAATTGGTGAAATGGTCACTTATTTTAACGAATTGATTGAGAAGAAGAAACTAAATCCACAAGATGATTTAATTACTTTATTAACAGAGGAAAAAGATGGCGAGAAATTAACGAACGATGAAATACTTTCAACATGCATACTACTTGTGATTGCAGGCCATGAAACAACTGTAAATCTAGTTAGTAATTCCGTATACTGTTTATTAACAAATCCTAATCAATATCAAAAATTAAAAGAAAATCCTATATTATTAGATACTGCTATTGAGGAATTTTTACGTTATGAGAGTCCTACTCAAATGATAGCTCGGATTGCTTCGGAAGATGTGACAATCAATCAAATTGAAATAAAAAAAGGTGAGCAGGTGTATGTGCTACTAGGTGCAGCAAACCGAGATCCGAAAAAGTTCGATAATCCAAACACTCTAGATATTACAAGGACCCTTAACCCTCACCTCTCGTTTGGTTCCGGTATTCATTTTTGTCTAGGGTCTACACTTGCAAAAATGGAAGCTCAAGCAGCAATACGAACTATTATTGAAAACACTAAGAATATCAAATTTGAATCTAATGAAGTCGAATGGAGAGAGCTTATGAGTTTCAGAGCGCTACAAGAGCTTCCGATTATATTTGAGTAA
- a CDS encoding GTP-binding protein gives MADTILICNTETISPERLGEIFSFVRILQPRALIVTFEDFLEKNTENKDPFDINTISSLYAYQVELFASRNQLKVIGQYGIDTYVYKSYLPINFSKLEQFFSEFPNEVFRMKAKCYNPSKQELYAVSQVGNSISVDTIQTSSWVSNVLFTRIISNIHYSGLTI, from the coding sequence ATGGCTGACACAATTCTTATATGTAATACTGAAACGATCTCTCCTGAACGTTTAGGTGAAATTTTTTCATTTGTTAGAATTCTACAACCAAGAGCGTTAATAGTAACATTCGAGGATTTTCTTGAGAAAAATACTGAAAATAAAGACCCCTTTGACATTAATACAATCTCTTCCCTCTATGCTTATCAGGTTGAATTATTTGCATCTAGAAATCAGCTTAAAGTAATCGGACAGTATGGAATTGATACTTATGTTTATAAAAGCTATCTTCCAATTAATTTTTCTAAACTGGAACAATTTTTCAGTGAGTTTCCTAACGAAGTGTTTCGTATGAAAGCAAAATGCTATAACCCTTCTAAGCAAGAACTTTATGCTGTCTCACAAGTAGGTAACTCAATTTCAGTTGATACAATTCAAACGTCATCTTGGGTATCAAATGTGTTATTTACCCGAATAATAAGTAATATTCATTATTCGGGACTTACTATTTAA
- the rpsN gene encoding 30S ribosomal protein S14, whose translation MAKKSKVAKELKRQQLVARYAERRRELKEKGDYIGLSKLPRDSSPTRLTRRCKHTGRPRGVLRKFKLSRIAFREFAHKGQIPGVKKSSW comes from the coding sequence GTGGCAAAAAAATCAAAGGTTGCAAAAGAATTAAAACGACAACAACTTGTTGCCCGTTATGCTGAAAGAAGAAGAGAGTTAAAAGAAAAAGGAGACTATATCGGTCTGAGTAAACTTCCAAGGGACTCGTCCCCTACACGATTAACAAGGAGATGCAAGCACACTGGAAGACCTCGTGGTGTACTGCGTAAATTTAAACTTTCTAGAATTGCATTTAGAGAATTTGCACATAAAGGACAAATTCCAGGTGTTAAGAAATCAAGTTGGTAA
- a CDS encoding alpha/beta fold hydrolase, which yields MEMHYRTWGDPQKTPVILLHALACHSGWWKWVAPHLEKEYYLIAPDLRGHGQSPHAESYSFDDYAEDIEELARKFARPYAIVGHSMGGYVGLKVASRGVQTPAALLIADMKIDSPEEELAGLRKASQKSGRTYESMQDAVGNYKLLPPQHVAPLERVEEVAKECYKELEDGHWGERFDRRALAIENVESVLVAQKVTCPAWVVRGKGSLVMPETGAKEIARVTDGPLHEMEEAYHHLPLEVPEEFATEIRNFLVENKL from the coding sequence ATGGAAATGCACTATCGAACGTGGGGAGATCCACAAAAAACACCTGTTATACTTCTTCATGCCCTTGCTTGTCACAGTGGCTGGTGGAAGTGGGTAGCACCTCATCTTGAAAAAGAGTACTATCTAATTGCCCCTGATTTAAGAGGCCATGGTCAGAGCCCACATGCGGAAAGCTATAGCTTTGATGATTATGCAGAGGACATCGAAGAGCTTGCTAGAAAGTTTGCCCGTCCTTATGCTATCGTAGGTCATTCGATGGGTGGCTATGTTGGTCTTAAAGTGGCTAGTCGTGGGGTCCAGACACCTGCTGCTTTACTAATAGCCGATATGAAAATTGACTCTCCAGAAGAGGAGTTGGCTGGATTACGTAAAGCTTCTCAAAAGAGTGGACGTACATATGAGTCTATGCAAGACGCTGTTGGCAATTATAAGTTACTACCACCTCAGCACGTTGCCCCGTTGGAGCGAGTGGAGGAAGTAGCTAAAGAGTGCTATAAGGAATTGGAAGATGGACACTGGGGAGAGCGTTTTGATCGACGAGCTCTTGCAATTGAAAATGTTGAGTCAGTGTTGGTAGCCCAAAAGGTTACTTGTCCTGCTTGGGTTGTTAGAGGAAAGGGAAGCTTAGTGATGCCTGAAACAGGGGCCAAGGAGATCGCTCGAGTCACCGATGGACCATTACACGAGATGGAAGAGGCTTACCATCACCTTCCATTGGAAGTGCCAGAAGAGTTTGCTACCGAAATCCGAAACTTCTTGGTCGAGAACAAGCTTTAA
- a CDS encoding ParA family protein translates to MLRSRKIFVGNYKGGVGKTTSIFQIALHLAELGEKVLLIDLDPQCSLSEICLAKQEMNLEDLAPNESLNYVYDMWLQVKRFRSLPFYVDLEPLVKQLEDNVHFIPSNTFYNNGGLDDLALNLRGDLEDLLPLQQFFQTSRIEEEYDYILFDCPPSNNMITQGAFLLSDYYIIPSIIQTLSIRGVVHYITTVDKIYQRFCEENQYSFIAKSLFGEKPKLLGIFETLKKGTVKNDDVINDLESDLQKANIQTLMFCEDEEKFIFDTIINNYEDIARSTAEGKKCEIYENLTDEIINCIENSME, encoded by the coding sequence ATGTTAAGGTCGAGAAAAATTTTTGTTGGAAACTATAAAGGTGGGGTAGGTAAAACGACAAGTATATTTCAAATAGCGTTACATTTAGCAGAATTAGGGGAAAAGGTATTGCTAATCGATTTAGATCCTCAATGTTCTTTAAGTGAGATTTGTTTAGCGAAACAAGAAATGAATTTAGAGGATTTGGCACCAAATGAAAGTTTGAATTATGTTTATGATATGTGGCTACAAGTTAAGAGATTTCGTAGCTTGCCGTTCTATGTAGATCTTGAGCCTTTAGTGAAGCAATTAGAAGATAATGTGCATTTTATTCCATCAAATACGTTCTATAACAATGGTGGTCTAGATGATTTAGCTTTAAACCTTAGGGGTGACCTTGAAGATCTTTTACCTCTGCAACAATTTTTTCAGACAAGTAGGATCGAAGAGGAGTACGATTATATTCTTTTCGATTGTCCACCAAGTAATAATATGATTACCCAAGGTGCATTTTTACTCTCAGATTACTATATTATACCATCAATTATTCAAACATTGAGTATCCGTGGTGTTGTTCACTATATAACTACAGTAGATAAGATATACCAACGTTTTTGTGAGGAAAATCAGTATAGCTTTATTGCGAAATCGTTATTTGGTGAAAAGCCAAAGCTACTAGGAATTTTTGAAACTTTGAAAAAGGGAACTGTAAAAAATGACGACGTAATCAATGATTTAGAAAGTGACCTGCAAAAGGCGAATATTCAAACACTTATGTTTTGTGAAGATGAAGAAAAATTTATTTTTGATACGATAATTAATAATTATGAAGATATAGCACGCTCTACAGCAGAGGGAAAAAAGTGCGAAATATATGAGAATTTAACAGACGAAATTATTAACTGTATTGAGAATTCAATGGAGTGA
- a CDS encoding trimeric intracellular cation channel family protein: MVWDVLNVIGTIAFAMSGAIIAMQAKYDMVGVYTLGLITAFGGGAIRNLMIGLPITDLWQQTALITIAIITITIIFFMPSQTVQYLEKWSLFDAMGLSAFAIQGAMHAHSIDLPLIAIMFSAAITGAGGGIVRDVLAQRKPTVFRQEIYLFWALIAGFIIGIGWAEHPYQLYTLFVIIVTLRLISLKFEWALPSRNVTKGLEQNA; the protein is encoded by the coding sequence ATGGTTTGGGATGTGTTAAATGTGATTGGTACTATTGCTTTTGCGATGAGTGGAGCTATTATAGCGATGCAAGCGAAGTACGATATGGTAGGGGTTTATACGTTGGGTCTAATTACCGCTTTCGGTGGTGGCGCCATTCGAAATTTAATGATTGGTCTACCTATTACAGATTTATGGCAACAAACAGCTCTTATTACAATTGCCATTATTACAATAACGATAATCTTTTTTATGCCTAGTCAAACTGTTCAGTACCTAGAAAAATGGAGTCTATTTGATGCTATGGGCTTATCAGCATTTGCAATTCAAGGGGCAATGCATGCACATTCTATCGATCTACCACTTATTGCAATTATGTTTTCAGCTGCGATCACTGGTGCCGGTGGAGGAATTGTCCGTGATGTTCTAGCTCAAAGAAAACCAACTGTTTTTCGTCAAGAGATTTATCTTTTTTGGGCTTTGATAGCGGGTTTCATCATCGGTATAGGATGGGCAGAGCACCCGTATCAACTGTATACGCTTTTTGTCATTATCGTTACTTTACGTTTAATCTCACTTAAATTTGAGTGGGCATTGCCTTCTAGGAACGTTACTAAAGGACTGGAACAAAACGCGTAA